Proteins encoded together in one Hylaeus volcanicus isolate JK05 chromosome 3, UHH_iyHylVolc1.0_haploid, whole genome shotgun sequence window:
- the LOC128874210 gene encoding FERM domain-containing protein 5 isoform X6: MLKFGSKSDVTVVHRATIRLLDDAEIIHCDFQPQHKGRYILEYVCKQLNIMETDYFGLRYVDHCRQRHWLDLAKTAIKQVKDMDPILFSFRVKFYPPDPLRLKEEISRYQVYQQLKRDLLHGRLYCSPGEAALLAACIVQSELGDYDPEIHEGNYISAHKLLLKQTEAIEEKAMELHQTQLKGFTPEQAETHFLRLASQLDTYAVDPHSVKDQKGVQLFLGINHCGILTFQGSRKTHHFRWPEVQKINFEGKMFIVHLTISEDVRTKKKHTVGFKCPTGPNCRHVWRCAIEQMLFFTLPRASDAPVVSGGSIFSWGTKFKYTGRTEKEVLEEMSPLQKDEPSAQRCQTSCLRRKASSVPATPSTPSQDLVEIRYSSLPRSCHSAGLDGTGMSEGSSGVPFSSPYCPDNTLPLLETVSEDQEIHARRNNVGQHEGDANDYYFRDSFDHSSSESQLLDSSGKPHSRSVTPVPKMQKLQNSKLCLQQQQHQHQQQPGRRLDSKLRHKSLRIVRLFIPAFVLAITVLFIVVVLVFETDTMLFNSLRKTPEMVALRNQYYVPIKEFLRTKLGLF; encoded by the exons atgttgaaatttggCAGCAAGAGTGACGTTACGGTGGTGCATCGCGCCACTATTCGACTTCTAGACGACGCCGAAATTATCCACTGCGACTTTCAG CCTCAACACAAGGGAAGATACATCCTGGAATATGTATGCAAGCAACTTAACATCATGGAAACGGATTACTTTGGACTTCGCTACGTGGATCACTGTAGGCAAAGA caTTGGTTAGACCTGGCAAAAACGGCAATCAAACAAGTAAAAG ATATGGACCCAATCCTGTTTAGTTTTCGTGTAAAATTCTACCCACCGGATCCTCTAAGgctgaaagaagaaatatcTAGATATCAGGTCTACCAGCAACTCAAAAGGGACCTCCTTCATGGACGACTCTATTGCAGTCCAGGTGAAGCAGCGTTGCTGGCGGCATGCATCGTGCAAA GCGAATTGGGCGATTACGATCCTGAGATTCATgaaggaaattatatttccGCGCACAAATTGCTGCTTAAACAAACTGAGGCCATCGAAGAAAAAGCTATGGAACTACATCAAACACAGTTAAAAGGGTTCACGCCAGAGCAAGCGGAAACTCATTTCCTTAGGTTAGCTTCGCAATTGGATACATACGCCGTTGATCCACATTCTGTTAAG GACCAGAAGGGCGTGCAACTTTTTCTTGGTATTAATCACTGTGGGATACTAACGTTTCAAGGATCGCGTAAAACACATCATTTCCGCTGGCCGGAGGTTCAGAAGATCAACttcgaaggaaaaatgtttattgtgCATTTAACGATAAGTGAG GACGTGAGAACGAAG aaaaagcACACTGTTGGGTTTAAGTGTCCCACGGGGCCTAACTGTCGTCACGTATGGAGATGCGCCATCGaacaaatgttatttttcac ATTACCCAGGGCGTCGGACGCGCCGGTTGTAAGCGGAGGATCGATATTTTCGTGGGGTACGAAGTTCAAGTACACTGGAAGAACGGAAAAAGAAGTCCTGGAAGAAATGAGTCCACTTCAAAAGGACGAGCCATCTGCACAGCGATGTCAAACGTCATGTCTTAGAAGAAAAGCCAGCAGTGTTCCAGCCACTCCGAGTACTCCCAGTCAAGATCTCGTTGAAATAA GATATTCCAGTCTGCCACGGAGCTGTCATAGCGCAGGTTTAGATGGTACTGGAATGTCGGAAGGCAGTTCAGGAGTTCCGTTCAGTTCGCCTTACTGTCCAGATAATACTCTGCCACTCCTGGAAACCGTTTCGGAGGACCAAGAAATTCATGCCAGGAGAAACAACG TCGGTCAGCATGAGGGCGATGCAAACGACTACTACTTCAGGGATTCCTTCGATCATTCCTCGTCAGAAAGTCAACTGTTGGATTCATCCGGTAAACCGCACAGTCGATCGGTGACCCCGGTGCCGAAGATGCAGAAACTTCAAAACTCAAAACTCTGCCTTCAACAACAGCAACACCAACACCAACAGCAACCTGGCCGACGTCTGGATAGCAAATTGAGGCACAAAAGTCTGCGAATAGTGAGGCTCTTCATTCCAGCGTTTGTGCTCGCGATCACAGTTTTGTTTATTGTGGTCGTTCTGGTGTTCGAAACAGACACGATGCTTTTCAACAGCCTGCGTAAGACGCCAGAAATGGTGGCCTTAAGGAACCAATATTATGTCCCCATCAAGGAATTCCTGAGGACAAAGCTCGGCCTATTTTGA
- the LOC128874210 gene encoding FERM domain-containing protein 5 isoform X3 produces the protein MLKFGSKSDVTVVHRATIRLLDDAEIIHCDFQPQHKGRYILEYVCKQLNIMETDYFGLRYVDHCRQRHWLDLAKTAIKQVKDMDPILFSFRVKFYPPDPLRLKEEISRYQVYQQLKRDLLHGRLYCSPGEAALLAACIVQSELGDYDPEIHEGNYISAHKLLLKQTEAIEEKAMELHQTQLKGFTPEQAETHFLRLASQLDTYAVDPHSVKDQKGVQLFLGINHCGILTFQGSRKTHHFRWPEVQKINFEGKMFIVHLTISEKKHTVGFKCPTGPNCRHVWRCAIEQMLFFTLPRASDAPVVSGGSIFSWGTKFKYTGRTEKEVLEEMSPLQKDEPSAQRCQTSCLRRKASSVPATPSTPSQDLVEIRYSSLPRSCHSAGLDGTGMSEGSSGVPFSSPYCPDNTLPLLETVSEDQEIHARRNNAVDENDTHANATHNTTTATTSTTTTTSNTTTNRAKVRLKFPISTLNRPQLLYSQKIVIGSEELAGRDVDNVVRQYINALEKNPKVVRSTALIIKSSKVSTEALKAGKKNETYIFPTIDSGTIITTVVDGCFNPSNGETILRRSKEQVSTPDHRENEILRHGLSTTTKTANGCVASVRIDDKGIKNGVEAMKQGTVGQHEGDANDYYFRDSFDHSSSESQLLDSSGKPHSRSVTPVPKMQKLQNSKLCLQQQQHQHQQQPGRRLDSKLRHKSLRIVRLFIPAFVLAITVLFIVVVLVFETDTMLFNSLRKTPEMVALRNQYYVPIKEFLRTKLGLF, from the exons atgttgaaatttggCAGCAAGAGTGACGTTACGGTGGTGCATCGCGCCACTATTCGACTTCTAGACGACGCCGAAATTATCCACTGCGACTTTCAG CCTCAACACAAGGGAAGATACATCCTGGAATATGTATGCAAGCAACTTAACATCATGGAAACGGATTACTTTGGACTTCGCTACGTGGATCACTGTAGGCAAAGA caTTGGTTAGACCTGGCAAAAACGGCAATCAAACAAGTAAAAG ATATGGACCCAATCCTGTTTAGTTTTCGTGTAAAATTCTACCCACCGGATCCTCTAAGgctgaaagaagaaatatcTAGATATCAGGTCTACCAGCAACTCAAAAGGGACCTCCTTCATGGACGACTCTATTGCAGTCCAGGTGAAGCAGCGTTGCTGGCGGCATGCATCGTGCAAA GCGAATTGGGCGATTACGATCCTGAGATTCATgaaggaaattatatttccGCGCACAAATTGCTGCTTAAACAAACTGAGGCCATCGAAGAAAAAGCTATGGAACTACATCAAACACAGTTAAAAGGGTTCACGCCAGAGCAAGCGGAAACTCATTTCCTTAGGTTAGCTTCGCAATTGGATACATACGCCGTTGATCCACATTCTGTTAAG GACCAGAAGGGCGTGCAACTTTTTCTTGGTATTAATCACTGTGGGATACTAACGTTTCAAGGATCGCGTAAAACACATCATTTCCGCTGGCCGGAGGTTCAGAAGATCAACttcgaaggaaaaatgtttattgtgCATTTAACGATAAGTGAG aaaaagcACACTGTTGGGTTTAAGTGTCCCACGGGGCCTAACTGTCGTCACGTATGGAGATGCGCCATCGaacaaatgttatttttcac ATTACCCAGGGCGTCGGACGCGCCGGTTGTAAGCGGAGGATCGATATTTTCGTGGGGTACGAAGTTCAAGTACACTGGAAGAACGGAAAAAGAAGTCCTGGAAGAAATGAGTCCACTTCAAAAGGACGAGCCATCTGCACAGCGATGTCAAACGTCATGTCTTAGAAGAAAAGCCAGCAGTGTTCCAGCCACTCCGAGTACTCCCAGTCAAGATCTCGTTGAAATAA GATATTCCAGTCTGCCACGGAGCTGTCATAGCGCAGGTTTAGATGGTACTGGAATGTCGGAAGGCAGTTCAGGAGTTCCGTTCAGTTCGCCTTACTGTCCAGATAATACTCTGCCACTCCTGGAAACCGTTTCGGAGGACCAAGAAATTCATGCCAGGAGAAACAACG CCGTAGACGAAAATGATACGCATGCGAATGCTACCCACAACACCACCACCGCCACCACGTCCACCACTACCACCACCTCCAACACCACCACAAATCGTGCGAAAGTTAGACTGAAATTTCCAATCAGCACGCTGAACCGACCACAACTATTGTACAGTCAAAAGATAGTGATAGGCTCGGAGGAATTAGCTGGCCGTGACGTCGATAACGTTGTCAGGCAATACATAAATGCCCTCGAAAAGAACCCGAAAGTGGTCAGATCGACTGCTTTGATAATAAAGAGCTCAAAAGTGTCGACGGAAGCGTTGAAAGCTGGTAAAAAGAACGAGACTTACATATTTCCTACCATCGATTCGGGAACGATCATCACAACGGTGGTAGATGGTTGTTTCAATCCTAGCAACGGTGAGACAATCTTGCGCAGGTCCAAGGAGCAGGTAAGCACGCCTGATCATCGAGAGAACGAGATCTTAAGGCACGGCTTGTCTACCACGACGAAAACGGCAAACGGTTGCGTTGCATCAGTGAGGATTGACGACAAAGGCATTAAAAACGGAGTCGAAGCCATGAAGCAAGGTACAG TCGGTCAGCATGAGGGCGATGCAAACGACTACTACTTCAGGGATTCCTTCGATCATTCCTCGTCAGAAAGTCAACTGTTGGATTCATCCGGTAAACCGCACAGTCGATCGGTGACCCCGGTGCCGAAGATGCAGAAACTTCAAAACTCAAAACTCTGCCTTCAACAACAGCAACACCAACACCAACAGCAACCTGGCCGACGTCTGGATAGCAAATTGAGGCACAAAAGTCTGCGAATAGTGAGGCTCTTCATTCCAGCGTTTGTGCTCGCGATCACAGTTTTGTTTATTGTGGTCGTTCTGGTGTTCGAAACAGACACGATGCTTTTCAACAGCCTGCGTAAGACGCCAGAAATGGTGGCCTTAAGGAACCAATATTATGTCCCCATCAAGGAATTCCTGAGGACAAAGCTCGGCCTATTTTGA
- the LOC128874210 gene encoding FERM domain-containing protein 5 isoform X2, whose product MLKFGSKSDVTVVHRATIRLLDDAEIIHCDFQPQHKGRYILEYVCKQLNIMETDYFGLRYVDHCRQRHWLDLAKTAIKQVKDMDPILFSFRVKFYPPDPLRLKEEISRYQVYQQLKRDLLHGRLYCSPGEAALLAACIVQSELGDYDPEIHEGNYISAHKLLLKQTEAIEEKAMELHQTQLKGFTPEQAETHFLRLASQLDTYAVDPHSVKDQKGVQLFLGINHCGILTFQGSRKTHHFRWPEVQKINFEGKMFIVHLTISEDVRTKKKHTVGFKCPTGPNCRHVWRCAIEQMLFFTLPRASDAPVVSGGSIFSWGTKFKYTGRTEKEVLEEMSPLQKDEPSAQRCQTSCLRRKASSVPATPSTPSQDLVEIRYSSLPRSCHSAGLDGTGMSEGSSGVPFSSPYCPDNTLPLLETVSEDQEIHARRNNAVDENDTHANATHNTTTATTSTTTTTSNTTTNRAKVRLKFPISTLNRPQLLYSQKIVIGSEELAGRDVDNVVRQYINALEKNPKVVRSTALIIKSSKVSTEALKAGKKNETYIFPTIDSGTIITTVVDGCFNPSNGETILRRSKEQVSTPDHRENEILRHGLSTTTKTANGCVASVRIDDKGIKNGVEAMKQVGQHEGDANDYYFRDSFDHSSSESQLLDSSGKPHSRSVTPVPKMQKLQNSKLCLQQQQHQHQQQPGRRLDSKLRHKSLRIVRLFIPAFVLAITVLFIVVVLVFETDTMLFNSLRKTPEMVALRNQYYVPIKEFLRTKLGLF is encoded by the exons atgttgaaatttggCAGCAAGAGTGACGTTACGGTGGTGCATCGCGCCACTATTCGACTTCTAGACGACGCCGAAATTATCCACTGCGACTTTCAG CCTCAACACAAGGGAAGATACATCCTGGAATATGTATGCAAGCAACTTAACATCATGGAAACGGATTACTTTGGACTTCGCTACGTGGATCACTGTAGGCAAAGA caTTGGTTAGACCTGGCAAAAACGGCAATCAAACAAGTAAAAG ATATGGACCCAATCCTGTTTAGTTTTCGTGTAAAATTCTACCCACCGGATCCTCTAAGgctgaaagaagaaatatcTAGATATCAGGTCTACCAGCAACTCAAAAGGGACCTCCTTCATGGACGACTCTATTGCAGTCCAGGTGAAGCAGCGTTGCTGGCGGCATGCATCGTGCAAA GCGAATTGGGCGATTACGATCCTGAGATTCATgaaggaaattatatttccGCGCACAAATTGCTGCTTAAACAAACTGAGGCCATCGAAGAAAAAGCTATGGAACTACATCAAACACAGTTAAAAGGGTTCACGCCAGAGCAAGCGGAAACTCATTTCCTTAGGTTAGCTTCGCAATTGGATACATACGCCGTTGATCCACATTCTGTTAAG GACCAGAAGGGCGTGCAACTTTTTCTTGGTATTAATCACTGTGGGATACTAACGTTTCAAGGATCGCGTAAAACACATCATTTCCGCTGGCCGGAGGTTCAGAAGATCAACttcgaaggaaaaatgtttattgtgCATTTAACGATAAGTGAG GACGTGAGAACGAAG aaaaagcACACTGTTGGGTTTAAGTGTCCCACGGGGCCTAACTGTCGTCACGTATGGAGATGCGCCATCGaacaaatgttatttttcac ATTACCCAGGGCGTCGGACGCGCCGGTTGTAAGCGGAGGATCGATATTTTCGTGGGGTACGAAGTTCAAGTACACTGGAAGAACGGAAAAAGAAGTCCTGGAAGAAATGAGTCCACTTCAAAAGGACGAGCCATCTGCACAGCGATGTCAAACGTCATGTCTTAGAAGAAAAGCCAGCAGTGTTCCAGCCACTCCGAGTACTCCCAGTCAAGATCTCGTTGAAATAA GATATTCCAGTCTGCCACGGAGCTGTCATAGCGCAGGTTTAGATGGTACTGGAATGTCGGAAGGCAGTTCAGGAGTTCCGTTCAGTTCGCCTTACTGTCCAGATAATACTCTGCCACTCCTGGAAACCGTTTCGGAGGACCAAGAAATTCATGCCAGGAGAAACAACG CCGTAGACGAAAATGATACGCATGCGAATGCTACCCACAACACCACCACCGCCACCACGTCCACCACTACCACCACCTCCAACACCACCACAAATCGTGCGAAAGTTAGACTGAAATTTCCAATCAGCACGCTGAACCGACCACAACTATTGTACAGTCAAAAGATAGTGATAGGCTCGGAGGAATTAGCTGGCCGTGACGTCGATAACGTTGTCAGGCAATACATAAATGCCCTCGAAAAGAACCCGAAAGTGGTCAGATCGACTGCTTTGATAATAAAGAGCTCAAAAGTGTCGACGGAAGCGTTGAAAGCTGGTAAAAAGAACGAGACTTACATATTTCCTACCATCGATTCGGGAACGATCATCACAACGGTGGTAGATGGTTGTTTCAATCCTAGCAACGGTGAGACAATCTTGCGCAGGTCCAAGGAGCAGGTAAGCACGCCTGATCATCGAGAGAACGAGATCTTAAGGCACGGCTTGTCTACCACGACGAAAACGGCAAACGGTTGCGTTGCATCAGTGAGGATTGACGACAAAGGCATTAAAAACGGAGTCGAAGCCATGAAGCAAG TCGGTCAGCATGAGGGCGATGCAAACGACTACTACTTCAGGGATTCCTTCGATCATTCCTCGTCAGAAAGTCAACTGTTGGATTCATCCGGTAAACCGCACAGTCGATCGGTGACCCCGGTGCCGAAGATGCAGAAACTTCAAAACTCAAAACTCTGCCTTCAACAACAGCAACACCAACACCAACAGCAACCTGGCCGACGTCTGGATAGCAAATTGAGGCACAAAAGTCTGCGAATAGTGAGGCTCTTCATTCCAGCGTTTGTGCTCGCGATCACAGTTTTGTTTATTGTGGTCGTTCTGGTGTTCGAAACAGACACGATGCTTTTCAACAGCCTGCGTAAGACGCCAGAAATGGTGGCCTTAAGGAACCAATATTATGTCCCCATCAAGGAATTCCTGAGGACAAAGCTCGGCCTATTTTGA
- the LOC128874210 gene encoding FERM domain-containing protein 5 isoform X1, with protein sequence MLKFGSKSDVTVVHRATIRLLDDAEIIHCDFQPQHKGRYILEYVCKQLNIMETDYFGLRYVDHCRQRHWLDLAKTAIKQVKDMDPILFSFRVKFYPPDPLRLKEEISRYQVYQQLKRDLLHGRLYCSPGEAALLAACIVQSELGDYDPEIHEGNYISAHKLLLKQTEAIEEKAMELHQTQLKGFTPEQAETHFLRLASQLDTYAVDPHSVKDQKGVQLFLGINHCGILTFQGSRKTHHFRWPEVQKINFEGKMFIVHLTISEDVRTKKKHTVGFKCPTGPNCRHVWRCAIEQMLFFTLPRASDAPVVSGGSIFSWGTKFKYTGRTEKEVLEEMSPLQKDEPSAQRCQTSCLRRKASSVPATPSTPSQDLVEIRYSSLPRSCHSAGLDGTGMSEGSSGVPFSSPYCPDNTLPLLETVSEDQEIHARRNNAVDENDTHANATHNTTTATTSTTTTTSNTTTNRAKVRLKFPISTLNRPQLLYSQKIVIGSEELAGRDVDNVVRQYINALEKNPKVVRSTALIIKSSKVSTEALKAGKKNETYIFPTIDSGTIITTVVDGCFNPSNGETILRRSKEQVSTPDHRENEILRHGLSTTTKTANGCVASVRIDDKGIKNGVEAMKQGTVGQHEGDANDYYFRDSFDHSSSESQLLDSSGKPHSRSVTPVPKMQKLQNSKLCLQQQQHQHQQQPGRRLDSKLRHKSLRIVRLFIPAFVLAITVLFIVVVLVFETDTMLFNSLRKTPEMVALRNQYYVPIKEFLRTKLGLF encoded by the exons atgttgaaatttggCAGCAAGAGTGACGTTACGGTGGTGCATCGCGCCACTATTCGACTTCTAGACGACGCCGAAATTATCCACTGCGACTTTCAG CCTCAACACAAGGGAAGATACATCCTGGAATATGTATGCAAGCAACTTAACATCATGGAAACGGATTACTTTGGACTTCGCTACGTGGATCACTGTAGGCAAAGA caTTGGTTAGACCTGGCAAAAACGGCAATCAAACAAGTAAAAG ATATGGACCCAATCCTGTTTAGTTTTCGTGTAAAATTCTACCCACCGGATCCTCTAAGgctgaaagaagaaatatcTAGATATCAGGTCTACCAGCAACTCAAAAGGGACCTCCTTCATGGACGACTCTATTGCAGTCCAGGTGAAGCAGCGTTGCTGGCGGCATGCATCGTGCAAA GCGAATTGGGCGATTACGATCCTGAGATTCATgaaggaaattatatttccGCGCACAAATTGCTGCTTAAACAAACTGAGGCCATCGAAGAAAAAGCTATGGAACTACATCAAACACAGTTAAAAGGGTTCACGCCAGAGCAAGCGGAAACTCATTTCCTTAGGTTAGCTTCGCAATTGGATACATACGCCGTTGATCCACATTCTGTTAAG GACCAGAAGGGCGTGCAACTTTTTCTTGGTATTAATCACTGTGGGATACTAACGTTTCAAGGATCGCGTAAAACACATCATTTCCGCTGGCCGGAGGTTCAGAAGATCAACttcgaaggaaaaatgtttattgtgCATTTAACGATAAGTGAG GACGTGAGAACGAAG aaaaagcACACTGTTGGGTTTAAGTGTCCCACGGGGCCTAACTGTCGTCACGTATGGAGATGCGCCATCGaacaaatgttatttttcac ATTACCCAGGGCGTCGGACGCGCCGGTTGTAAGCGGAGGATCGATATTTTCGTGGGGTACGAAGTTCAAGTACACTGGAAGAACGGAAAAAGAAGTCCTGGAAGAAATGAGTCCACTTCAAAAGGACGAGCCATCTGCACAGCGATGTCAAACGTCATGTCTTAGAAGAAAAGCCAGCAGTGTTCCAGCCACTCCGAGTACTCCCAGTCAAGATCTCGTTGAAATAA GATATTCCAGTCTGCCACGGAGCTGTCATAGCGCAGGTTTAGATGGTACTGGAATGTCGGAAGGCAGTTCAGGAGTTCCGTTCAGTTCGCCTTACTGTCCAGATAATACTCTGCCACTCCTGGAAACCGTTTCGGAGGACCAAGAAATTCATGCCAGGAGAAACAACG CCGTAGACGAAAATGATACGCATGCGAATGCTACCCACAACACCACCACCGCCACCACGTCCACCACTACCACCACCTCCAACACCACCACAAATCGTGCGAAAGTTAGACTGAAATTTCCAATCAGCACGCTGAACCGACCACAACTATTGTACAGTCAAAAGATAGTGATAGGCTCGGAGGAATTAGCTGGCCGTGACGTCGATAACGTTGTCAGGCAATACATAAATGCCCTCGAAAAGAACCCGAAAGTGGTCAGATCGACTGCTTTGATAATAAAGAGCTCAAAAGTGTCGACGGAAGCGTTGAAAGCTGGTAAAAAGAACGAGACTTACATATTTCCTACCATCGATTCGGGAACGATCATCACAACGGTGGTAGATGGTTGTTTCAATCCTAGCAACGGTGAGACAATCTTGCGCAGGTCCAAGGAGCAGGTAAGCACGCCTGATCATCGAGAGAACGAGATCTTAAGGCACGGCTTGTCTACCACGACGAAAACGGCAAACGGTTGCGTTGCATCAGTGAGGATTGACGACAAAGGCATTAAAAACGGAGTCGAAGCCATGAAGCAAGGTACAG TCGGTCAGCATGAGGGCGATGCAAACGACTACTACTTCAGGGATTCCTTCGATCATTCCTCGTCAGAAAGTCAACTGTTGGATTCATCCGGTAAACCGCACAGTCGATCGGTGACCCCGGTGCCGAAGATGCAGAAACTTCAAAACTCAAAACTCTGCCTTCAACAACAGCAACACCAACACCAACAGCAACCTGGCCGACGTCTGGATAGCAAATTGAGGCACAAAAGTCTGCGAATAGTGAGGCTCTTCATTCCAGCGTTTGTGCTCGCGATCACAGTTTTGTTTATTGTGGTCGTTCTGGTGTTCGAAACAGACACGATGCTTTTCAACAGCCTGCGTAAGACGCCAGAAATGGTGGCCTTAAGGAACCAATATTATGTCCCCATCAAGGAATTCCTGAGGACAAAGCTCGGCCTATTTTGA
- the LOC128874210 gene encoding FERM domain-containing protein 5 isoform X4, protein MLKFGSKSDVTVVHRATIRLLDDAEIIHCDFQPQHKGRYILEYVCKQLNIMETDYFGLRYVDHCRQRHWLDLAKTAIKQVKDMDPILFSFRVKFYPPDPLRLKEEISRYQVYQQLKRDLLHGRLYCSPGEAALLAACIVQSELGDYDPEIHEGNYISAHKLLLKQTEAIEEKAMELHQTQLKGFTPEQAETHFLRLASQLDTYAVDPHSVKDQKGVQLFLGINHCGILTFQGSRKTHHFRWPEVQKINFEGKMFIVHLTISEDVRTKKKHTVGFKCPTGPNCRHVWRCAIEQMLFFTLPRASDAPVVSGGSIFSWGTKFKYTGRTEKEVLEEMSPLQKDEPSAQRCQTSCLRRKASSVPATPSTPSQDLVEIRYSSLPRSCHSAGLDGTGMSEGSSGVPFSSPYCPDNTLPLLETVSEDQEIHARRNNAVDENDTHANATHNTTTATTSTTTTTSNTTTNRAKVRLKFPISTLNRPQLLYSQKIVIGSEELAGRDVDNVVRQYINALEKNPKVVRSTALIIKSSKVSTEALKAGKKNETYIFPTIDSGTIITTVVDGCFNPSNGETILRRSKEQVSTPDHRENEILRHGLSTTTKTANGCVASVRIDDKGIKNGVEAMKQGTVTVTSKSVIIQLQ, encoded by the exons atgttgaaatttggCAGCAAGAGTGACGTTACGGTGGTGCATCGCGCCACTATTCGACTTCTAGACGACGCCGAAATTATCCACTGCGACTTTCAG CCTCAACACAAGGGAAGATACATCCTGGAATATGTATGCAAGCAACTTAACATCATGGAAACGGATTACTTTGGACTTCGCTACGTGGATCACTGTAGGCAAAGA caTTGGTTAGACCTGGCAAAAACGGCAATCAAACAAGTAAAAG ATATGGACCCAATCCTGTTTAGTTTTCGTGTAAAATTCTACCCACCGGATCCTCTAAGgctgaaagaagaaatatcTAGATATCAGGTCTACCAGCAACTCAAAAGGGACCTCCTTCATGGACGACTCTATTGCAGTCCAGGTGAAGCAGCGTTGCTGGCGGCATGCATCGTGCAAA GCGAATTGGGCGATTACGATCCTGAGATTCATgaaggaaattatatttccGCGCACAAATTGCTGCTTAAACAAACTGAGGCCATCGAAGAAAAAGCTATGGAACTACATCAAACACAGTTAAAAGGGTTCACGCCAGAGCAAGCGGAAACTCATTTCCTTAGGTTAGCTTCGCAATTGGATACATACGCCGTTGATCCACATTCTGTTAAG GACCAGAAGGGCGTGCAACTTTTTCTTGGTATTAATCACTGTGGGATACTAACGTTTCAAGGATCGCGTAAAACACATCATTTCCGCTGGCCGGAGGTTCAGAAGATCAACttcgaaggaaaaatgtttattgtgCATTTAACGATAAGTGAG GACGTGAGAACGAAG aaaaagcACACTGTTGGGTTTAAGTGTCCCACGGGGCCTAACTGTCGTCACGTATGGAGATGCGCCATCGaacaaatgttatttttcac ATTACCCAGGGCGTCGGACGCGCCGGTTGTAAGCGGAGGATCGATATTTTCGTGGGGTACGAAGTTCAAGTACACTGGAAGAACGGAAAAAGAAGTCCTGGAAGAAATGAGTCCACTTCAAAAGGACGAGCCATCTGCACAGCGATGTCAAACGTCATGTCTTAGAAGAAAAGCCAGCAGTGTTCCAGCCACTCCGAGTACTCCCAGTCAAGATCTCGTTGAAATAA GATATTCCAGTCTGCCACGGAGCTGTCATAGCGCAGGTTTAGATGGTACTGGAATGTCGGAAGGCAGTTCAGGAGTTCCGTTCAGTTCGCCTTACTGTCCAGATAATACTCTGCCACTCCTGGAAACCGTTTCGGAGGACCAAGAAATTCATGCCAGGAGAAACAACG CCGTAGACGAAAATGATACGCATGCGAATGCTACCCACAACACCACCACCGCCACCACGTCCACCACTACCACCACCTCCAACACCACCACAAATCGTGCGAAAGTTAGACTGAAATTTCCAATCAGCACGCTGAACCGACCACAACTATTGTACAGTCAAAAGATAGTGATAGGCTCGGAGGAATTAGCTGGCCGTGACGTCGATAACGTTGTCAGGCAATACATAAATGCCCTCGAAAAGAACCCGAAAGTGGTCAGATCGACTGCTTTGATAATAAAGAGCTCAAAAGTGTCGACGGAAGCGTTGAAAGCTGGTAAAAAGAACGAGACTTACATATTTCCTACCATCGATTCGGGAACGATCATCACAACGGTGGTAGATGGTTGTTTCAATCCTAGCAACGGTGAGACAATCTTGCGCAGGTCCAAGGAGCAGGTAAGCACGCCTGATCATCGAGAGAACGAGATCTTAAGGCACGGCTTGTCTACCACGACGAAAACGGCAAACGGTTGCGTTGCATCAGTGAGGATTGACGACAAAGGCATTAAAAACGGAGTCGAAGCCATGAAGCAAGGTACAG TTACAGTGACGAGCAAAAGTGTAATTATACAACTTCAGTAA